One Canis lupus familiaris isolate Mischka breed German Shepherd chromosome 20, alternate assembly UU_Cfam_GSD_1.0, whole genome shotgun sequence genomic region harbors:
- the LOC119864613 gene encoding basic salivary proline-rich protein 4-like yields the protein MEVNRTPDRASHSRGAQEKAAGKQVPALSVQGREEGETEARRPPRGAAHQPARPRPAPAPTVCGGQRPGRVRLFSALVPSSPSPVPRRTSPTTGEEVRETDREKLGRASAAALPIAAPAGPRRPWRGRPAGPRRPGPGARAAPRPAAGARPREGRRPARVPARSPPAPPPPPPAPPRPTPAPVLAVRTALPAPAAILPRPGRRGHSPRPPAPAPAQRLGACLSGGPHPPSTPGGPLPPRPGELWGQISWQAGTAPRSGAESYCRAVTPPPPPERGSDEGRAREAESRRRGPRRRAAEEPSPNSGPRPLAPRPGPAPARPREVAGGSDYKSQGASRRRPAAVRGPGGDWPPAAGGGAGPGSLPPPGPSEGASPAAAAATAAAGAGPPRRCPGKEAWEPGRGLSRAPGPVHPQAQAFAGSGRLCPRWLAAGELGGPQRETAVQPGWGTHCLREQGRLERASGIPCQPPPNNTARA from the exons ATGGAGGTAAACAGGACCCCGGACAGAGCCAGCCACTCGAGAGGCGCGCAGGAAAAGGCAGCTGGAAAGCAGGTGCCGGCCCTCTCCGTgcaaggcagggaggaaggggaaactgaggcccggcgCCCCCCGCGCGGCGCGGCGCACCAGCcagcgcgcccccgccccgccccggcgcctACTGTGTGCGGCGGGCAGCGGCCGGGCCGGGTCAGGCTGTTCTCAGCGCtcgtcccctcctccccctcccccgtcccccgCCGGACCTCTCCCACGACCGGGGAGGAAGTGCGAGAAACGGACAGAGAAAAGTTGGGTCGGGCCAGCGCCGCCGCGCTCCCCATCGCCGCCCCTGCGGGGCCACGCAGACCCTGGCGCGGGCGGCCCGCGGGACCCAGGCGTCCGGGGCCCGGCGCCCGTGCAGCCCCGCGGCCCGCCGCCGG AGCGCGGCCTCGGGAGGGCCGGCGCCCGGCCCGGGTCCCCGCGCGctcgccccccgcgcccccgcccccgccgcccgcgccgccgcgaCCCACGCCCGCGCCGGTCCTCGCAGTGCGCacagccctccccgcccccgctgcCATCCTGCCACGCCCCGGGCGTCGGGGGCACagcccgcgcccccccgcgcccgcccctgCGCAGAGGCTGGGGGCCTGTTTATCTGgaggcccccaccccccctccaccccggggGGCCcgctccccccgcgccccggggagCTCTGGGGCCAGATAAGCTGGCAAGCTGGCACGGCGCCGCGCAGCGGGGCGGAGAG TTACTGTAGGGCAgtgacgccgccgccgccgccggagcgAGGGAGCGACGAGGGGAGAGCGCGAGAGGCGGAGAGCCGGAGACGCGGACCCCGGAGGCGAGCGGCCGAGGAGCCCAGTCCCAACTCCGGGCCCCGGCCCCtcgcgccccggcccggcccggccccggcccggccgcgcgAG GTGGCAGGCGGCTCGGACTACAAGTCCCAGGGTGCCTCGCGCCGGCGGCCCGCCGCGGTCCGCGG CCCGGGTGGGGATTGGCCGCCGGCGGCGGGGGGTGGCGCGGGGCCAGGCTCACTGCCGCCTCCCGGCCCCTCGGAGGGAGCCAGCCCAGCCGcagccgccgccaccgccgccgccggggccggGCCCCCTCGCCGCTGCCCCGGGAAGGAG GCCTGGGAACCCGGCAGGGGCCTGAGCCGGGCGCCGGGGCCGGTGCACCCCCAGGCGCAGGCCTTTGCGGGTTCTGGGAGGCTCTGCCCGCGCTGGCTGGCTGCGGGGGAGCTCGGCGGACCGCAGCGAGAGACTGCTGTCCAACCAGGCTGGGGCACCCA CTGCCTCCGGGAGCAGGGCCGGCTGGAGAGGGCATCCGGGATTCCATGTCAGCCCCCCCCCAACAACACGGCCAGGGCGTAA
- the ZBTB7A gene encoding zinc finger and BTB domain-containing protein 7A yields the protein MAGGVDGPIGIPFPDHSSDILSGLNEQRTQGLLCDVVILVEGREFPTHRSVLAACSQYFKKLFTSGAVVDQQNVYEIDFVSAEALTALMDFAYTATLTVSTANVGDILSAARLLEIPAVSHVCADLLDRQILAADAGADAGQLDLVDQTDQRNLLRAKEYLEFFQSNPMNSLPPAAAAAFPWSAFGASDDDLDATKEAVAAAVAAVAAGDCNGLDFYGPGPPADRPSAGDGDEGDSNPGLWPERDEDAPAGGLFPPPVAPPAAATQNGHYGRAGEEEAASLSEAAPEPGDSPGFLSGAAEDGDGDGPDADGLAASTLLQQMMSSVGRAGAAAAGDSDEESRADDKGVVDYYLKYFSGAHDGDVYPAWSQKVEKKIRAKAFQKCPICEKVIQGAGKLPRHIRTHTGEKPYECNICKVRFTRQDKLKVHMRKHTGEKPYLCQQCGAAFAHNYDLKNHMRVHTGLRPYQCDSCCKTFVRSDHLHRHLKKDGCNGVPSRRGRKPRVRGGGLGGPDPSPSPGAAAPPGAPAPPGSPDAPRNGREKHFKDEEEDEEEAPDGLSRVNVAGAGGGGGDGGAGAPAEGSFAAGLA from the exons ATGGCCGGCGGCGTGGACGGCCCCATCGGGATCCCGTTCCCTGACCACAGCAGCGACATCCTGAGCGGGCTCAACGAGCAGCGGACGCAGGGCCTGCTGTGCGACGTGGTGATCCTGGTGGAGGGCCGCGAGTTCCCCACGCACCGCTCCGTGCTGGCGGCCTGCAGCCAGTACTTCAAGAAGCTGTTCACGTCGGGCGCCGTGGTGGACCAGCAGAACGTGTACGAGATCGACTTCGTCAGCGCCGAGGCGCTCACGGCCCTCATGGACTTCGCCTACACGGCCACGCTCACCGTCAGCACGGCCAACGTGGGCGACATCCTGAGCGCCGCCCGCCTGCTCGAGATCCCCGCCGTGAGCCACGTGTGCGCCGACCTCCTCGACCGGCAGATCCTGGCGGCCGACGCGGGCGCCGACGCCGGGCAGCTGGACCTCGTGGATCAGACCGACCAGCGGAACCTGCTCCGGGCCAAGGAGTACCTCGAGTTCTTCCAGAGCAACCCCATGAACAGcctgccccccgccgccgccgccgccttcccCTGGTCCGCCTTCGGCGCGTCCGACGACGACCTGGACGCCACCAAGGAGGCCGTGGCCGCGGCCGTGGCCGCCGTGGCCGCCGGCGACTGCAACGGCTTGGACTTCTACGGGCCGGGACCGCCGGCCGATCGGCCCTCGGCCGGGGACGGGGACGAGGGCGACAGCAACCCGGGTCTGTGGCCGGAGCGGGACGAGGACGCCCCTGCCGGGGGCCTCTTCCCGCCCCCCGTggccccgccggccgccgccaCGCAGAACGGCCACTACGGCCGGgccggggaggaggaggcggcctCGCTGTCCGAGGCGGCCCCTGAGCCAGGCGACTCTCCGGGCTTCCTCTCAGGCGCGGCCgaggacggggacggggacgggccCGACGCGGACGGGCTGGCGGCCAGCACGCTGCTGCAGCAGATGATGTCGTCGgtgggccgggcgggggcggcggcggcgggggacAGCGACGAGGAGTCGCGGGCGGACGACAAGGGCGTCGTGGACTACTACCTGAAGTATTTCAGCGGCGCCCACGACGGGGATGTGTACCCGGCCTGGTCGCAGAAGGTGGAAAAGAAGATCCGGGCCAAGGCTTTCCAGAAGTGCCCCATCTGCGAGAAGGTCATCCAGGGCGCCGGCAAGCTGCCGCGGCACATCCGGACCCACACCGGGGAGAAGCCGTACGAGTGCAACATCTGCAAGGTCCGCTTCACCAG GCAGGACAAGCTGAAAGTGCACATGAGGAAGCACACGGGCGAGAAGCCGTACCTGTGCCAGCAGTGCGGGGCGGCCTTCGCGCACAACTACGACCTGAAGAACCACATGCGTGTGCACACCGGCCTGCGCCCCTACCAGTGCGACAGCTGCTGCAAGACCTTCGTCCGCTCCGACCACCTGCACAGACACCTCAAGAAGGACGGCTGCAACGGCGTCCCCTCGCGCCGCGGCCGCAAGCCCCgcgtgcggggcggggggctcggggggcccGACCCGTCCCCCTCCCCgggcgccgccgccccgcccggcgccccggccccgcccggctcCCCCGACGCCCCGCGCAACGGCCGGGAGAAGCACTTTAaggacgaggaggaggacgaggaggaggccCCCGACGGCCTGAGCAGGGTGAATGTAGCGGGCGCCGGCGGAGGGGGGGGCGATGGGGGCGCCGGGGCCCCCGCCGAGGGCAGCTTCGCGGCCGGACTTGCCtga